Genomic segment of Salvia hispanica cultivar TCC Black 2014 chromosome 2, UniMelb_Shisp_WGS_1.0, whole genome shotgun sequence:
ATCCAATTTCGAGTTCCGAATTAAGAATTGGGGATAATTAACCGAACAACACCAATTGATCGATAAGCCTGTAGGTACGAATAAACATTGTATAACAGAAGAAATCAGAACCTTCATCTGAGACATGATGTCGTAGAGCTGGTTTTTGGACATTCCGGCGAGGCTCGGTGGAACCCCGTCGCCGGAGAGTTGCTTTCCCGCCATTCCTCTTTCCACGCCCAGATTCCTTTTTCCACAGAGAAAGAGAGCGTTGTGGAAGAAATACTGATGTCTGTTTAGGGCTTGTTTGGCGCAACAGATTTTATTCATTTAGAAATTCAGATTTGAAATAATGCAATCGAAAAACCATTATTTTATACATGAGGGCTGAGGCCCAATATATTTGGGCCTATTTGTaacttatttacaaaattttagcCCACCCACATCTAAGttatttactactagtatataatattaatctGAAccttaaaaatacaaaaatatactctatcaattgtaaatgaaaattacaaaaatggtATGGACTTTATGAAACATGTTCGAAAATCGAGAGCTCTTATAAATATGTTTGATATGtggtaaataataaaattgtgttttgtCAAACAATCACGATCTTCCCATAAATTGCATGTGTGTTTGCCCATGTTTTCTTCAACTTCAGTTCTCATAACTTTCTGTTATGGTATTTAATTGGCAATCCAATCTCTTCTTGTGCAGACTAATTTGGTCATATCTTACATACTGTTATAATTTGAGATGTAAGTAAGTTAGGGATAGAATGTAAAAGAAGGGTGAAGGGTTTAGAAGAGTGAAGGAGGGTGCAGAAATtgaagttcgtgatattatttgtcaagtTAAAAGTTCGAGAGTATAAGAATAAGATAATACTATTAGAAATTGAACTTATATACCAATGCAGCAACTAATTCAGCTTTTGGATgtgtttaaataatttagtcgttagtattatatttatagctacgatatttatattagttattcaattgatggaaaaaaacatacacaatttcataatgttttaattttatattctcgAACTCGAATACTactaatgtctgctatggaaaGAAATATACTCATACTGTCTCAAACGATATTAAAAGAGATTTCCTGTTAATTATTATCATTCACTATCCatctaataataatcattaatATCTCTAACGTGTTTGAATTAGTaaactatatataatcaaattgtGAATTTTTGTCATCATCTAATGATACCTAACAAAAAATAAGGATAGTAAACATATTTAGATTCATAAAAGATATTGCATACAACAGTTAGAGATCATACTTAATATGGACGTGGTTTGTTTTCCATGAttgattgaattatttaagATGAATTCCTTACTTTCAATATCCACATACATTATCAAATCCAATACAGGAATAATTCTTTTGTATTCAATTCAATCAGAAAAAACTAGGAAATCTCATACTGAAGATACCTATTATTTTGtggaaaaaaaacattttcacattttaaaaCGTCTCATATTGTGTCTCtataatagaaatatttacACCACCGACTTTGTACAAAATTGTTTACTTTTATCTGCATCagttaattaaaatcaaactcTAATTATTAAAGTCCAATATCCCAATCTAATCCTcttatatttcacaaattaattgAATCCTAACCATAATTACTTTATCTGTCATTCTGTCTCAACAAACTCTATAATGTCAAGCTAAGATATTAAGAATCTCCACAAAtctattttaaagaaaataaaaaaagtaagataaaataaaacaaataggCCCAAAATTCTTTATAATGCAACAAGGGTTAAAGATTCAAAATGAGCATAACTGACCAACTAATTACCATGATTTaccaaaattcaatatttccaTAACAATGCATCGACAATAGTGGTTGTTATGACACTTTAAATTGCCAATATCAGCTGTAACTAATCAGGTATTGCAGATAATGTATATGCCACGGAATAAAACgaaacaacaaattaaagagCAGAAAAGCAGAGTTACCACAGATTTTGAGTAATTTCCAAAGGAAGGCAACTGATCTACTCCCCACATTCAGTTAACTTTACGGCAATTGAGACGAACCTCGCCCTCCACAGCGCTATCAACGTGGAGATGCGAGAGCTTGAACATAGCCAGCCCAAAGTCCCTCCGGAAGCGTGGAGCATCTGCAGCATACGCTTCGACCCAAGGCCTCGTATCGTCTCCAGCTGTGAGCTGCTGGTCCACAAACAGTAACCCTTTGCCTTCCAATAGACTACGGTAGTACACCTCGCCAAAACCGTTCCCTGCTCCTTCGTAGTCCATCTTCACTGCTCGATCCTCTAACGCTGCTGACGATGGAGAAGGTGCCGCAGATGGCTGTGATGAGGAGTTGCTGCATTGTGATCTCAAAACCATCACGAATTCAGCGTTGATGGAAGGGTCAGGTCCATTTGTTCCACTGAAGTTATATAGCCGGTTGTAGAAGAAACTGCAGTGAACCTTTCCAGTGCTGTGAGCACCtaacacaaaaatcaaaattacagCAAATCACTCTTCTAATAACAGCTTAGTGCCAATATATTCCAGAGAATCAACAGAATCAGGGGAGGGCAGAGGATACAAAACTACTCCAACATTAGTTATAGAGGTgaagaaaattgcaaaaaCAAATTCTGTGAATCACTATAGGTCTTACTAAATGCACAAAATTCGATCAAGTACTCTAAATTATATACTAAAACAAGCTAGTAGCAGTTTGAGATGATGCTTAACATTCCCAATTTTGAGATGAAACTGATTTCCTGGTAGATCAAGAGATTACCTAGCAGAGCGACTGTTTCTCTGGCATCAAATCCCTTTGCTGCAAATGACCTGAGAGCTTCCCCGAGATTTAAGTGAGGACTGGGAAGAGATCCAGCTGCATCTTCGGGGTAAGACGTTTTGCTGTCCAATCGTCCGGTGAAAACAGGATAGAACTGACCTCCAGCCTGAAAATCCAAACATCAGTATAtattaaacttaaaaaaaggcaagggagagggagagggagagggagagagaccAGGAGAACGCCCTCTCTCGCTGATAAAACTACAATATCAGCGCAAGACACAATTCCAGGGCACTCATGCTCGAGTATAGACTTGATAGCATCAATATGTTCAAATGCTTTTATAGATCGATTCGGCGGAGTGTCTTTCTCGCTTTTCACATCGCCAGCAGAATCCAGCAAAATTGAAGCGTCACACCCCTACACAGACGAATTCACGAAACTCGATCTAAAAAATCCTCTCAAATCTTCATAAACAAACAGCAATTTCAAAGTAAATGACGAACTCCGTGACCTCGAGAAACAAACTCGCCATACCATAAACAATCCGATCGAAATGATAGCGGATTTAACTAAATAAACATGTTCAGATGCAGAAACAGCAAAAAACGAGAAATCACCATGACAAAGCAGTCGTGGAAAGCAAGCCTCAACAGAGCAGGACCGACGTTCTTCATCTCGTGCAATTCTCTGACCGTTGATCGGATTATCCTCTCAGCTGATGGACATGAATCGCTGTAGTAGTCGTATTTAAGCCGCGCATGAACTCCGGCGATGGAATGAGAGTCGTCTTCTCCGAGACTACGCCGTGTGGATGGATCTTCAGCAACCGAACGCGAATCGGTTGCTGCTTTTTGGTTCCTCAATGAAATCAGAACGCATAAGAGAAAAACGAAAATGCTCAGTTTCTTCGTGAGATCCATatcagtgtgtgtgtgttggtgtgagagtgtgtgtgtgtttgagcTGCAGAAGTTGAAGGGAAAAGCTGTGAAGCGTGAGGGAAGGCAGTTTTTATAGTACGCCAGAGCGCGGGTAGGGAACCGGACGTCATGCGCATTATAAGAGATAGGATGATAGCTAATTTGGAATCCgactagaaaataaaatataagatgtactactacctccgtcccccaaaatttctacactttgacccgacacgggttttaagaaatgtaatggaaagtgagttgaaaaagttggtgggacgtgagtcctacttttaaagtattagttttataataaaatgtgagtaggaatgatttagtggaatatggggtccactaccaaaaatggtaaaagtgaagtgtatctaattttcagggacggactaaaatggtaatatgtatcaaattttcagggacaaaGGTagtatatactaaaaaaaataagataatgtattaatatcagtaaatgaataaaatgacatttgagctttgatttttatgaattttataaaataaaaaatgtcaataataccttttaatgtattagaatcaaattaaatatatgaaacaGAACAAACAACACTAAAAGTGCATCGAACAAAGATCATGTTCATATAAGGGATTCACTATGTATCATATCATTTCTATGTAAATAAAGGTAACAcaacttataaaatgtgattattgGAAGCAATGCcattatttttggttgtcattatttttcttttaattatttgcaatTTTAGTTCCTctcctcttcatcttcatgTATGGAGAAAATATTCACTAGTTCTTCCACACCACTATGACACTATGAGGTGGTGTGTccaacaaattatttattgacaAATAGGAATTCAAAAGGGCACACATCCAACTAGACATGCGACACATTTACTCATTAGAAGGATCTATTCGTAaaaattttcctttatttatttttttatttctttctaaatttttctaatctatgaaaaaaataaatatgataaaatcaatattagaAAGACAATAAAACTATATTGTTACGTTTCCACATCAAAGTGAAATAATTGCATGTATAGTTGGATGTGTGCCCTTTTGTATTTCTATTTGTCAATAAATAATTGGTTGGGCACACCACCTCATAGTGCCATAATAGTGTGGAAGTACCACTGAATATTTTCTCATCCATTCTCTAACTTGAAGCATTTCGATAAGATCGGATTAGTAAGGATCATGATATTAAGTCCCGCCACTCCCTCATTGGGCCAAAAACACTTGCAAAATGTAACAAGCAATAGTATGTTACGAATAAAACTTACAATTTGGTTAAACAATAGATATTGAACTTAATatgagatttttatttatattatagaaCAAAGAGAATTACcagtactatttattataattaatttaacaaagGAAGGAAGGAGTTAGCAACTCTAGCTATTTTTATGATCGACATAATGATCAACACCAATAATAAACGTCTTTAATTCATAAACAAGGAATAGagttgaaagaaaaagaaattattagaAGACTAGtctattcaaaattaaaaatctaacATTAGAAAAATCACGGAAAATGAGCTAGTAAATCGCTCTTacatttaattactaaacaaaaaaggaaaatactactcctaaaACATATTAAATAAGAATAAGGGCATTGGAGGCCTGTGAAGATGCTATGCaccataaatttaattagccATAATCCTATACGCTTCTTCCGTCAaattctctccgtcccaacttATGTGTTTTTTCGGATCTGCGCACCTTGAAACTCCATTCGTTCCACACATTCTTGTCAAGTCCAAGTTGTAGTGCCCGTAATCTTCGGGTCCTTCGGTTCCACAACAAACTTTCAGATCCATTCCGGCtgtattgtatatatatataatcaaattaattaattagctcAAACATACGAACatgttaatttattgaaagatGCATGCATACCATCAACAGAATAAGTTTCTAATGCTTCATATGCTGAGAAATAATCCCCATACACCACAACCACATTAGGGTTTTCAGCTTCTTGGTTGAATTTGTTGATGGCTTCTATCAGTTGAACATTGTGGTAGATTGCTAGATCTTCGTTCACTCCCCACATGTCAGAGTTTCCATAGAAAGCAGTACGATATATCGGAAGTCGGAAGATTGTGTATAGCCCCGGCACCACCACCTTTTTTGCCCCCATACTAACCACCCtctgaaaaataacaaattaaagtataattagATCAAAATCATACTACATAAAATAGgggtttagttttttttttttaaagaggATCGATAATGactttttggatttttggtcCTCGAACAGAAGACATGATGGCATCCACAACTTTTGGCACCATTGTTTCTATTTCATGGATGgatttttcttgaaataatGCATAGTGATAGTCGCTACCGCCAAAAGGTCCCATGATAAAAAGCGCGTTTTCGAGTTCAGCGCTTCTTTGATTCATGTTGTTATGGAGGGAGTGGGAGATCGCCGGGTGGCTCTGCAAATGTAGCATTAGAAGCCAACAAAAGGAGGCTGAAAACACAGAGTGCGATAATCGATTTGGTTGAAGAGAAAGCCATGGTTTGAAATTGGAATAGTAGAACAATAATTACAAGATTGATTTAGAGAAAAGAAGCATTGCGTCAATAGTATTTATAGGTAGAGAAATATGCAGATTACAAATAGGATGGTAAATAGATTTTGCgtcataaataattaacacGTCTATTtgaaattagtagtaataatgtAATTGACtcatgtaataattaaaataacctATTATAATcgcattataaaatatatgatacAAATCTCcacaatatatttaatttacaagAATATATTCAAACGAATcaataatatggagtactatggataacatatcttaaaatagatatatagATTTTGCATCATAGATAATTGATACGtgattttatcaatattaCCTTTTATTTTGGTGATTAAGGAGTCATTAACGATGACTCGTTGTCAAACCTTAATAAGCTTCCggttatttagtttaattagtgaaaacaaatctaattaattaattaattaatggatccTAGTCCTTGTCATAATTGAAGTGgataatgtatatatacttctCCTTCTCCCTCAATCCAGATATCTCCTGTGTTTTTTTCTCCTGCATATATTAGCTGATCGATCACCGATTTACGCACGTGCATTGTTGTTCTGCAACGCAATAGTTTGCTTCAAACTCGAAGCATGGACAACGATGACAAATTTAAACTACCACCTATATATGTGAGTCAGATGAATGGATTTatgaaacattatttttagGGTTTTCCCAATTTGATTTCTCAATATGTATTCTCCTACTTAGTGAATTTGTATGAGTTTGGGTTTTCCGCGTAAATTTGAGTATACTTGTGTTGTTCTTGCTTCTTATTTATTTCGTAGATAGTTTTCATCCATGGGTTTTCCGCGGAAATTTTagtgttgttgtgttgttcTCGCTTCTTATTATTTCATCGATAGTTTTCATCCATCCACATTTGATGCGGCTACTTTGATCATCCAATGTGTTTAAATTAAGTCATTCTTTCCCAACACTATCTTTACTAGAAATTTGAAGTAGGGTTTATCTAGGTTTAGTCTTGAATTGAAAAGCCAAGAAAGTCCTTATTTTATGGGATTATCACATGTTTGATACATAAGAAAAGCTCGGAAAAGCCATTCTTTAAACTTCACTTCACTATCTACAATTTCTCAGTTTATCGGCAATCTACTAACTAAGATGTTTGTAGGAATTAAAATCGAGGCCTCTTCTCCGATTGCGACCGGTGAATGCCGAGTCGTTTCTCGAATTGTGGGAATCAAGAATGTCAAGAGCCACAATGGCAGACAAGGAGAAGATGAAGGCTTCCCATATTGCAATCAACGCCTTTGCTGTAGGAAACTGGAAGGTAAAAAACCACGAAGTTTGGTAAATTATATCTTAAtaactttaacatttttttcaattgtctCATTTATTTCGATTCGAGGGTAGTTGTGTTGTGCATGATGTGACTAGGCTAATGTTAAAATCATGACATAGTTTGACCAAAAATTGACAAACATTGTGATTTTTCGGACAATTTGcccttttaaaaaatcattggTTTCTGCAGAGGAAGTCTACTCACAAAGGCAACTTGACTGCCAAAATCTACTATGCCAAGAAGAAGCTAGTGTGGGAGTTTCTTGATGGGCAATTGAAGACCAAGATGGAAGTTTCGTGGTCCGATATCACTGCCATCGAGACTGGTGTGAACCCTGATAGACAAGGATGGCTTCGAATTCAGGTCTCATTTTCGGCATCCCATCTTTATATCAGCTTTGTAATGAATTGAACATGACTAGTTGAATTAATATGCAGCTGGCTAAGCCCCCTCTCTTCTTCCGAGAAATCGAACCTCAACCGAGAAAGCATACCATCTGGGAGAAGGCAGAGGATTTCACTTATGGTCAGGCCCTACTTTGCAGGTATGCATACATATTTCAATCTCGTATTTCATTCCCCAATCCGTGCGTACGTATATTAAGATTGTCTAACTATAACAGGAGACATAGAGTATTGTTCGCTCCCGAAGATCTTGATAAACACTACGAGAAGCTTATGCTAAACGACGCGCACCTGGCTGAACTTAATAGGAGGACCTTCCCGGCCCATGAATACCCTTATTTCTTCGCAGTTTTTCCATTGCAGGAGACCCCACTACAGCAGCAACAACAGCCAGTTTTGCAGTTACAGAAAAACTCTAACCATCCCACAACATCTTTGAATTCTCCCATTGTTATGCCATCAAAACGTAAATTTGGTCACGCGATGCAGCATCCGCATCAACACCAAGGTCCACTTTTTCCATCAGAGCAGAACTTTGATCGCCCGCAGCAGATACATAGTCGTCCCACAGCAGCTTGGTTTCACCAATCGTTGAATTCTACTGTCACAACACCAGGTATAGTAGCTATATATAGTCACCAATCTTTCGTTATACTAATCCCAACAATATTCTCTTGTGACAGCAAGAAACAATGGTGTAGTGGCATTGTCGGGGAATCAAATTAGCAACGAGGCAACATTGGTCGACTCATCACAACAAAACCAACTACGTGTTCGTCATCAATACTCATCTCCTCAGCAGCATTCCGAACACAATGAGATGGCTACCCCTTACATGAATGCCCCAAGTAGTTCGGTTCAAGAAAACCAACAACTCGTTCATCAAGAGGAGTATTCATTTCATCAGCAACATTCTGAGATCCCAAATAGTTTATCTCATCTTCAGCATTTTGAGAGCCGGAGTAGTTCATCTCATCAGCAGCATTCTGAGATCCCAAGTAGTTCGGTTCAACAAAACCAATTTCTTGTTCCACAGCAGCATTCTGAGATCCCAAGTAGTTCTGTGCAGAGTGGCTCAGCAACTGGTGAGCAATCCTTGGATGATGCAATATACATGCTAGAGAATGAAGCACAATGGGATGCTGGCGGTGTTCCTTGTTACGTGCACAGTATAATTGGGTGCTTCACTTGCACTACTGACACTTAGATATTTTCTCCCTTGATCTGTCTATTGGTTAGATTACATCTTGGTAATAGCATgcatgagtttttttttattttttatttttattttggtaatcTATTAAGTGCCAAGTATATATGTGTAGATACTTTATTGTAATCTAAAAGCTTCAATACAGGTTAACCCATGTTATATTTTTGGACAATAACTAAGAATTTTGCAAATACATTTGTGTTATGATCTCATAAAGAGTTCCAATGAAGTTGAGCTAATCTTCTCAATAATACAACTTAGGatatatcaaataattcatagtACATAAccattcaataaaaattgcTACCAGAAACGGAAGAGAGATACATTCAGACACAAGCCATTTCATAACAATCTTATATCCAGTAACCATAAGTAGGCACAAAAATAACATGTTTAAATAGCATACATAAAAATCGACGAACACGACAGCAATGGCAAGCAACGAGCTAGCTGTTTCACCAAGTCACGTTCAGGACTCACTTTTTGCCACTCTTCTTCAAACCAGAACCTCCAAATGCCCCTTTCTGCTGAGCCTTTGCCTTGAGCTCCTTAAGAGCCTGGCCAAGAACATGAAATACGATTATCAATTATCATCGGAGATATTAGAGACGGATCCAGAATTCAATTATGCAGAGCAAATAGTTTACCTTCtcctcttctttcttcttttgaaTATTAGCCTTGTCAGtctgcaaaattaaaaaaggaaataagaaaAGCCATCCAAAGAAGCATATGCTTATTCCAATATTTTCAAGTATCttgaaaattaaagtaatacaGCTCAGGAAAACAATACATGTACAATTTTAACATTTAGTATGCAATCTCTTGCTCATCAAGAACAAAAACAAGAGAGAAACAATGTGAGAAAATTTGTTCTAAGATCATGGATTTGGTGGGTAGGAAGTTCAATTTCAACATTATGCaacaaatataattcaaatgaaAGCAATAATTCAGAGAACTTTATACATTCATAACACAACATTTTCCTTAAGATGCCACagatgcacacacacacacacacgcacaaaACAGGAAACATAGTTAAAAATCAATACCTCGTCATACTCTTTCTTTTCAGCCTTAGGTTGCTTCAAAGGCTTGGCTTTTCCACCTGATTCAGggcaacaaaataaaaaatacagcAATAAAAATCAGTAGGAAACAGTTGCGCGTATTAGATGAAGAAGTACCTTGCTTGGATGACATGATTGAATGATTTGGTTAGGATTTCGCAGTGATCGCAAAATTGAGCTTCGGATTAAAGAGATCAGCACGATACCCTAATCGAATTCGTCAGAATCAATTTGGGAAATTTTCTGGAATTCAGATGAGCTTTTTTATACAGCTCCGTGAATTCATACGGATTTACTGTTCTGCCCTCCCATGTTCCAATGGACGAAGTTATTTTGAAAAggatatttttgtaaattgaaCAGccatgaaattttgaaattttaaacattattcCAATTCAACAAAGGATGTAGAggtaataagaaaaaaaataaatgaattaaatgttttaccaAATCAATCGAATTTTGTCAGAATCGAAATTATGGCAGATTTCATCAT
This window contains:
- the LOC125204281 gene encoding putative Peroxidase 48 gives rise to the protein MDLTKKLSIFVFLLCVLISLRNQKAATDSRSVAEDPSTRRSLGEDDSHSIAGVHARLKYDYYSDSCPSAERIIRSTVRELHEMKNVGPALLRLAFHDCFVMGCDASILLDSAGDVKSEKDTPPNRSIKAFEHIDAIKSILEHECPGIVSCADIVVLSAREGVLLAGGQFYPVFTGRLDSKTSYPEDAAGSLPSPHLNLGEALRSFAAKGFDARETVALLGAHSTGKVHCSFFYNRLYNFSGTNGPDPSINAEFVMVLRSQCSNSSSQPSAAPSPSSAALEDRAVKMDYEGAGNGFGEVYYRSLLEGKGLLFVDQQLTAGDDTRPWVEAYAADAPRFRRDFGLAMFKLSHLHVDSAVEGEVRLNCRKVN